The following DNA comes from Carassius auratus strain Wakin chromosome 46, ASM336829v1, whole genome shotgun sequence.
AAGCGTCTGAACTCCAAGATAAGATCTATGTTTCAGGATGCTCTAGTTTCTGTCCCACCAGCCACGTTTTATTGGTCTAATTTTGTGGCTGATATTGAGTGGAAAAAAGTTTGGACTTTACCTCAGAAGTtcttattaacaaataaaatgaaagagaTTTCGTTTAAACTGATACATAAATTCTACCCTGCAAGACATTATCTATCAAAATTCAAGTCTAATATAAATGTTAACTCTTTTTGCCAAGGGCAAACTGAAACAtttatccacttttttttttggtcatgtgAATTCACTTACAAATTCTGGAGGGACTTCCAAAAGTTTATTGCTGATTTTGTATTTTCTGATTTTCacctttattttaagaaataaagttATTTCTTATGTTATTTTTGGTTTTCATCACTTTAATCACAAAGATGGTAAtgccttttattttataaatctgtttttatttctagcaAAATTTCATATACAAAAGAGCAAATTCACCAATAGAAAGCCTGAACTCTTTCTACTGAAGAAAGAACTTGAACAATATATGATGACTATCTCTTtctcaaaaaacacaaatgctCTAAGGACAATTGACATCtgtaaatccctaaaactgtttacatgaaatactctcatgttttttttgtgtgtgtttttttttttcttctcttgttcAGTTTTGCTTTGTTCTAGCTATATgttatgtctgtattttgttcttaatttgctgtctgtgttttgtaagaatttaataaagctttatttaaaaaaaaaatcttaatcataaaccaataaccgctgaggGAGGTGGACGGGGCGACACGTGTCACTATTCTCCTCGAAGTGTCGCCACGCCCCATCGTCGAGACTGCACTCGCctccaagtataggtctctgcaggaaagtaatgggagttacgagatcaaggtgtttttacaccatgatacctgattagttgatgtaatagtgacgttaggtttaggggtggggttgggtaagggggataatttagattgcatgattcagaaacacccagcagtttcaaaacacccatatggtgataaacgcccacttttgcacTGTACTTAACACCCAACCCTAAACTTAACGTATCTATGacgtcaaccaatcaggtatcatggtgtaaaaacaccgtgatctggtaactcccattacagGATATAGATATACTTACTTTACTCTGGGCTTAATTTCAAGGTTTGGAAAGTCCCTAACTTCCAAACGATACTCGGGTAAACTGGTGATTTTGTCTACTGACTATTGACTAGACCAACAACTGGCAGTTTGTTGCTGATTTTTCTCTCATCGTCTTTGTCGGTAAGTAAAAGCATGAACAACGATTCAGTAATTATTCTGGTAAGGTGGCTCTGCTGGGTCAGGTTTGGTGACGTGTAGCACTCTTAGGCAAAGCAAGTTATAACGAATATTTTCACCTAagtgttaattaattattattttaaaacaacaacaaaaaacatttttgtaactgaTTATGATCATGGTAGATTATTTGTTATCAACTATTATCAGGGGCATTTCTAGGGTTGAGTGGACACATCCAGGGCATAGCCTTtaacaatatatgtttttaaaagttaaattggATAcgtggatttttatttatttatttattttattttatttattttttaaagacaataaTAATTGAACACGCAGGCATCTATACAATAGCAACTTGAacaatgaacttaaaaaaaaaactgacatgagAAGACCAGGTTGCCAGACTGACCACTATTCGGTTGTtgagtgatgacgtaagaagcgctgcttccgggtgcaagcctcaactcgcttcactttagaatactacctcagcagccgtttatgagcactgtttattcatattaatcatttaagctaaaggctttcaaacttacggtatacactacagtctccgttctaacagcgtcccaaacacaaatacttttttatatatattttttatatttatattttcattgtctggctatctgatACTTCGgcatggagttaaaggttaagattataactttttcgctagtattctatcacattgtgagtttatattagcaccttttgttgttttctcgtggtaactgatagagcgttttttttttttttttactgatagagcgtttggacacggaagcgctgctacgtgacgtcagacttaacaagcgaataccAACCAGGACGAGCGCACTTGACCATGTATGAAATTAAATACGCTATGTTTTGCGCCAACTGGCAACTCGGGGTGCAgcaatacaattgggtaaactggcagtggatGGGTtgcacaaaccaaaacaaagaccgACATTCCAGCAGGGACACACATTTCTCAAAGGAGAATAACTTTTCAGATTAGCAACTACGTTAATAGTATGTTCtttaatatctgcaaacatattatggtattcaCCGCTAATCAGGGAACCGGCTTACTGACGAAATGCGTGTGACAATCGCTTGCGAAATATCGCCCATCCCTACTTTTATGGCATAGTATAAGCAAAGTCGAACAAAGACAAAAGCGCCCATCACTAATACCAAAGTCCTTTCAAAACGGTCTCTGCTGGTACTTCGATTTAGCTTAGATATATCTTGCGGTGAGCGTTTCTATGCAGATTTTACTCATTTAATGACAACACaactaatataatattatattatatattaaataaataaatatatatatatatatatatatatatatatatatatatatatatatatattacatatattttctatatataaatataagcattacatatgtaaatattttaattattaaaatcgtAGTGGTACATGTGACGTCATTTCCGCTAAGAGCCAGCTTGTGATGAACCGAAGAAAGAAGTCAAAGGACGTTTCGTGGTATTGAACAAAATACGTTTTTATCTAACGGTGAGTTGGTGTTTTTGTAAACCTTTGTTGGCCAAAGTCAACGTTTGATTACCTTTGTAGTTTTTTAGTTCTCGTTTTTggcatttataaaagaaaaacaggTTGTTTGGTATTAACTTACACCCAAAATGGCAGCGCGTCCCACATAGGAAAGAATGCGGTCTGCGTAGGCGGAATGACTTATATCAAGTTCCATATCAAGATTCTGATAGTTTTAATTCTAATTAGTAATTCAGATGAGGAAATAAATTCCGTTCGTGTgaatcatcattattatcatgTGTAAACGATTTGTAGccagtaagaagaaaaaaaaaaaaacactttttcctCTAGAGTTAAGCAAAAACCTTCTTGTTATTGCTCAGTCACAGTGTTTCAAAAGTTATTTAAGTGCAGAGAATTAAACTTTATAGAGGAACCTCCCATGTTCTACttgtaatatgatgatttgttgtTGAAATGAGGAAATGACAATCCGGAAATTCTTGATCTTATATTTCCAGTTAAGAGTGGGCGTGGAATTTTGTGAATTTATTGTGTCAGAGTTCCGCTTACAGTTATTTTTTGCCTTACAAAACAGCTCGTTTTGCTGATTGTTATTGCAGGCTAGTCTAGTGTTTCTTACcatattattgtaatgtattgttGTAGTTATAAAGACACTAGGTTGTAGCTCAAACTATTTGACCAATTACAATGTACATATTTGTgtacttttataattattttagttataattattaagtttaatataaaatgttaaagggcaggaggtaacttttgtaaaaatatatttttttacatatttgttaaacctgtcattatgtcctgacagtagaatatgagactgataatctgtgaaaaaatcaagctcctctggctcctcccagtggtcctattgccatagagcatcacagtcccgcccacagcccgagagctctggtgccggaagtaaatttcccattcatttctcccattgactttcgggaAAATCCGtgtctaaagagttttagagcatgtgtgaggataaccggctacggctgaactcataagcaaaTAACATATCATatcgagtgaaaaaattaagagaaaatccaaaaaaagtcaaaggtacaagactgtgtacatattttaatttcgAGCGCAGgcactactcatcccataaaccaaccacgcctcattgaattcgactgaagccacaaccgcgaaccatagacagtaaaagaaatggacacagcgaccccattggaactcaattgagacaaatgaagcccagttttttagcacttccgtttctgacgcgcagactcaaacgaagcttgacgacgtcagcaacctgtttGACAGATATAAATCTTCTagtggctgtgcgtgaaaactgctatcgttaatcttgcagagacggcgagcttgagcggggagttctttgttgtgagtgagcaggagtaagtattctgattaattattttgtatagtattttaaaatgtaacgccagtacgccatattaagttaattgcctgcaagcttctccacctgtcggtacggtaatgcgacagagagtcgagtggttatgatgcaatcgttagcctatttttacaaaaactgtttctacggggccataatgtaacatataaggtaatggagccctttatacattgtcgtgtatctttagaaataaataatggacaaacggagtctttaaacgcctcagatgtaaagttattcgctgtcaaagtgactcCAAAataaatgggagtcaatgggaatgctaacgcaagtgaagttctgctacaagatggcggcacccagccgacttcaacttccggtcgactatCTTGCCACCTGCcgcgaacgagccttttgagcgacttccaaatcagccgtagctggttttaagtctaccatgtatggttacgtttttatggcttttttccaaaatgtcaatgcagaaattgcattgaatttttacttctggcaccagctgtgggcgggactgtgatgctctatttgCTGAAAGTGatctgctcccggtaagaaacaaccaatcagagctgcggtccgtaactttgtgttcaaaatgtagaaaaatttatataataagcgagtacaccatgaatccattttttgaaccgtgtttttagcttgtcctgaatcacgagggtgcacctataataagtgtttatattcggactattttagattgcttcgggggcactgcggtggagtaacccagtacctttgtgattcttcttagacataaacagagagaagtagttacggctacgatgttcttgcgcaacacgcaagcagttctgtttattaaccgctagagcatcaaaagttacctaccgcagctttaatgtttaaatcatcctaaaatgtattatgaaaacatttccgttttttttctacatttttatagCTGATTTATCCAtgcacattattatattattaatatgccTTCATTTCGCAAAATCTCTTCTCTGATGATGTGTGAACTGAGGGCAGGACAATAATCCCTCCCTTCCAGCAAACAGCAAAATGTGATCCATTCCATTCACAATGAACAAAAGCAAGTCcagccctaattttttttttcttccttttttttaataaagcaggCGTTTCGTTCAAATAAATACCTCACAATAGGGAAGAATGAATGATTGCAACTTCCATTTCATTCTGActttaacttaattttattttctccTGTTGAGTGATATACACGTTTTACTTTACCCATCTTGCCTTTTATGTTGggaaaaacatgacatttaatTTAGGCCTGTAAATTAAACATGTGGTTTTGTGTTATTTTCAGGTTCCTGCAACATAGGGGAAGGAATCACATACCTCCTACATCGACCGTTTATCTGTTCTAgagttcatttaatttttttaataagatCTTGTGTTCTGTCATGGAGGACTAGACAGCCATCATGGGATGTCCAGCAGAGAGAAAGACTTGAATGGAAACACCCTGTGGTCACATTTTTATGTTGGATTTTACAATGATTATTTGTTAGTCCAAAGAAACCaccatttgtcatttaaaaatgtgtttaggtCAGTGTAGCTGTGGTGTATTTCTTAATGATCCAGGATGAGCTCCAAGAGCTGGAATCTCATAAAATTCATCTTATACATCCAAacaagctgtttgtttgtttgtggctGGTTTTATGTATCACATTGTTCATGCAGTTTTAGTTCACTGCACATCACCAGTTCAGTGTAAAACAAAAACCTTCTGTGAAGCCCCTCTTGTGTAATCGAGTCATGTTGTAAGTACATGATTGATaaggaggactttttttttttttttttttttttttttgtaaggggtCAGATGTTTGTGTTATCTTATTTGTCTGGCTCACACAGTTCATCTTCTGCACGCACACAGGTATTCAAGTCTTTCTCTCTGCTGGACATCCCTTTCCCCAGTTTTGTTAAATggaaattataaataatagtgcATTCCTCAGGAGTTTGTGTCGCAGTAGTGGTCCTGCAGATTTACAGTATGATAATTCATCTGAACTCTTTCGTATATCCACGTATGCTAAATTCCCCACCACTGCTCCAGTGACGGAGCGGAGTCTTGCTCGAGCAGGCTTTTATTACACCGGAGTGGGCGACCGTGTCCAGTGTTTCCGCTGCAATATGACAGCTGACAACTGGAAGTCTGGCGACAGCCCTGCCGAGCGCCACAAACAGCTGTCTCCCAACTGCAGCTTCATCCAGAGTTTACCTGCTACCGCAAACCTCCTGTCATCCTCCCACTCAGCCTTTTCCCCGCTTCGGAACATAGCCATCCTGCAGCTGTCCACCCCTGCATCCGCTGGAGCATTGACCACTGCGGCATCTGTTTCCGGCCAAACAGAGGAGCAGGTGGGTTACCTAAACATGGGATTCAGCAACCTGGCACCTTCCAGTCCAATTTCTTCACGTGTAGTGGAGGATATGTCTCACCAGCGACCATCGGCTTGTCATAATCCCAGTATGCGTCGGGAACAAGAGCGCCTTGACACATTTCAGAACTGGAGTCTTGCTTCAGTAACTCCAGCTGAGCTTGCCAAATCTGGTTTCTATTACCTTGGCCAGGCCGACAGGGTGGCTTGCTTCAGTTGTGGCGGCCAACTTAACAACTGGGAACCAGGAGACCGGGCTGTATCTGAGCACCTGAGGCATTACCCCAACTGCCGCTTTGTTCGAGGCGACCGTGCAGATAATGTACCGTTATCTGGTTGTGGCCTTTCCAATGTATCCAACTCGGCAATGCAACAGTGTGAAGAAAGGCTGCTTACGTTTGTCAACTGGCCCTCGAGAATACCTGTGCGACCAGACCAATTGGCTAAAGCTGGTTTTTACTATGTTGGTAAGAGTCTTGATGATATTACAAGTCATTCAAGgtataacatttttttctttgatcCCCATGCTTACATTTATTTCTTTCTATCTGTTTCGGTAGGTCGTAACGATGACGTTAAGTGCTTTTGTTGTGATGGTGGACTCAGATGTTGGGAATCTGGTGATGATCCATGGGTTGAACATGCTAAGTGGTttccaaggtaaaaaaaaaaaaaagtggcataATTTTCTATCCCATGATGACGTTATGTGAATATTacttatgcatgcatttttttctaGATGTGAATACCTGTTGCAAGAAAAGGGCCAAGAATTTGTTCATCAGATTCAAGCAAGATTCCCAAGACTATTTGAACAGGTATGTTCAAAATACTGGTGTCATTTGTTATTCAAACAATATGATGCATGCTGATGGATATCTTAACCTAGTTTACATGTTTTACAGCTTTTAAATAATGGAGACAGCAATTCAAGAGAATTTGTCGATCCACCTGGTAAGTTTTCAAATGTGCTGCCCTACATGTGATACTATTTTCCATATCTTTTAGCATTGATTATGTACTTTAAATTTAGTCAAATTTTCATGTCAAGTTTCGTGTTCATTCATTTTAGTCAAGTTTATTCTGGCTGAAGTagattgaattagattttttattttaaacccaTGTGTAGTAGTACACCTGGGTCCTGGAGAAGACCGTTCAGAAGATGCAGTGATGATGAACAATCCCGTGGTGAAGTCAGCGTTAGAGATGGGATTTGAGCGTAGCCTGGTGAAGCAAACAGTCCAGAGCAAAATTCTTACAAGTGGAGAGAATTACAAAACCGTTCAAGAATTGGTGTCTGATTTACTAAGTGCAGAAGAtgagaagagagaggaggagcaAGAGCTTCTTGCTGAGGAGATGGCCTCTGGTAtttctacaaaatgtattttctaccAGCTGTCCAATGGTTCAAGATTTGGACTTGTCTGAATATAACgctctgtgttgttttttttgtttttttttacagatggtTTTACTTTCCTTAAGAAACATCATGCTGCCTTGACACAGCGTCTAAAAAGCGTCCAGAGTTTAATGGATCATCTTTTAGAAGAGAACGTCATCTCACAGAAAGAGTATGACACTATTCGTAACTGCACTTCAGTCAAGCAGCAGACAGGGCAGCTCATTGATTTAGTACTATCAAAAGGAAACGCTGCTGCAGAGGTTTTCCGCAACTGGATCAAGAAGAATGATGTGTACTTGCTGAGAGAACTGATGGGTATGTCATCTATGAATTAGATATGAAGTGTCTGTAAATTTTCAGTATTACATGTTGTTAGTTGGTGTCCGTGTAAAACGTCACGGCCAATAGATAGAAACACTTGAatcacttaataaaaataaaaaggtgatGCCTTTTGTAAAAATCCTAAAACGAGCAGGGACAATTCCGCAACAACCTAATCACTACATAATATTGAcaaccaatttttattttttgttcttactGCAATTTCAGCCCAGACAAATGAAGCTGCATCACCGAGTCAAGATCTTTCAGGTATATTCAAACATGAGAAAaggttttcttttgattttgccCCTTTTTATCTCTAGTCATCACTCTAAGGGAATCCGTTAGATCCCAATCTGAAACGAAGAGTTTGTTTAAAGTGATTGACTGTCCATCATTTTCACAGACTTGCCTATGGAAGAACAGTTGAGAAGACTTCAAGAAGAGCGCACATGCAAAGTGTGCATGGACAAGGAGGTCAATATTGTCTTTATCCCCTGTGGTCACCTAGTGGTATGCAAAGAGTGTGCACCTTCTTTACGCAAGTGCCCCATATGTAGAGGACTGGTCAAAGGCACTGTCCGTACTTTCCTGTCATAAAAAGAATGGTTATCCTTTGACAAGTAACAAAATAATTGATTGTatttacaaatattgttttttatttaaaattcacaaactgaataaaaattaaacgtgcttctgaaataaatgaaaaggtgAAACTGAACAAATGTCTGATGCTTATCTTTTTAATGGATTGACATCCTATCTacacaaatgtttaaatacaatgtatagaaatattttcatttcaagaTTTGCACACAAGTTCTTTGTTCTATATGGACACATCATGAAGCTTTACACACAATTTAACAACTCTCAATTTCTTGCGTCACAATCTGTTCCACCTTTAAAAAGGATTAAAATTAGATTTGTCACCATTTTTTCATAGTCCAAGGGTAATGTAATATTTAGAGAGACAAGTCTTACTAATTACCTGCATGACATCTTCATTTGCAACTTCATAGAGGAGTTCATCATGCAGCTGAAGTATAAAAAAGGTCTAAACTGACTTCTGTGCCTATCACCTGAAGAAAGCACTATATTTACAATTCGCATCTcccatttaaaagtgaaaatgctATAATATGAAGTCAGTCATACCTGATCTGATTGGAGGTAGGTGGTGTGGGAACTCAATGAAATACTGCCTATAATCTATGCAGGATGTTGATGGTTGCTAATTTGTCAATGTCAGCAGCAGAACCCTGCaacaaatctattaaaaaaatgttcaattgAAAATTTTATTGATCAGATTCAAGTGATAATATAAGTGTCTACCATAAAGTTGTTTAGATATTACTTTTCGAACAACCAACTGGTCTacaatgattttatatttaaaatgaaatatgtggCATAttgaatatattcaaatgtaGCAAACCTGCTTGGCCTGTTGCCTCATATTATCATCAATTGAAGCAGGGTGTCAAAATgagcctattttatttatttttttaagtgaagtgTTCCTTTAAGCCACCTTCATTCTCAT
Coding sequences within:
- the LOC113064289 gene encoding inhibitor of apoptosis protein, coding for MEIINNSAFLRSLCRSSGPADLQYDNSSELFRISTYAKFPTTAPVTERSLARAGFYYTGVGDRVQCFRCNMTADNWKSGDSPAERHKQLSPNCSFIQSLPATANLLSSSHSAFSPLRNIAILQLSTPASAGALTTAASVSGQTEEQVGYLNMGFSNLAPSSPISSRVVEDMSHQRPSACHNPSMRREQERLDTFQNWSLASVTPAELAKSGFYYLGQADRVACFSCGGQLNNWEPGDRAVSEHLRHYPNCRFVRGDRADNVPLSGCGLSNVSNSAMQQCEERLLTFVNWPSRIPVRPDQLAKAGFYYVGRNDDVKCFCCDGGLRCWESGDDPWVEHAKWFPRCEYLLQEKGQEFVHQIQARFPRLFEQLLNNGDSNSREFVDPPVVHLGPGEDRSEDAVMMNNPVVKSALEMGFERSLVKQTVQSKILTSGENYKTVQELVSDLLSAEDEKREEEQELLAEEMASDGFTFLKKHHAALTQRLKSVQSLMDHLLEENVISQKEYDTIRNCTSVKQQTGQLIDLVLSKGNAAAEVFRNWIKKNDVYLLRELMAQTNEAASPSQDLSDLPMEEQLRRLQEERTCKVCMDKEVNIVFIPCGHLVVCKECAPSLRKCPICRGLVKGTVRTFLS